A single genomic interval of Rosistilla ulvae harbors:
- a CDS encoding pilus assembly protein N-terminal domain-containing protein gives MRWPKRRCLARHLRRAALVSLITASSNGLSIADQPQAKHAPVQQNHYAAPTITGSDKGQVTQPRIIAFTAADQVAEDALTARTVQLIESRVHHNPLAIVQTAGPEAKSESAQPLKFRMPSRAADVPAMIVDSPSTLDLRGTKVSPLEQPSARKSRSVLSLVPQSSKPAGESDSGVSFSISDDSLTIPSRPPEATPVDLVRPGGANVVDVVEAPTMVPLRTQSLVEEPQGMIVDSSDARPSAKVPVANRPIWKLPNVRPLEDGKHADNTAGRDAENLPRSQPIVLGKVGNKQQASQKAGASVPLPSAKQGGHAPVDGLLAGEPKRKSELAESPKAVSLKATPRPEIVKESKVVRDVPKPAARPKPNQAADRAVVAIKSTIDPAASLVTRSQFTVSVAESRVLFAGNRIVRVSVEHPDVCNAVTTGKECVMVVGRKLGRTRVAIWTDSTANLEPDLYVVEVDGEQGETEDQQLAGKMTVSVASMFSGAQVKVHAVEDGFVVSGAAETETQARKIMQVVRSACLRRVRDELVVR, from the coding sequence ATGCGTTGGCCTAAACGACGATGCCTTGCCAGGCATCTGCGGCGTGCCGCCCTTGTGTCGCTAATCACAGCGAGCAGCAACGGTTTGAGCATCGCCGATCAGCCGCAAGCCAAACACGCTCCGGTGCAGCAGAACCATTACGCTGCGCCCACAATTACCGGCTCCGACAAGGGGCAGGTCACCCAGCCGCGAATCATCGCCTTTACCGCAGCCGATCAGGTCGCCGAAGATGCTTTGACAGCTCGCACCGTTCAGCTGATCGAGAGCCGAGTGCACCACAATCCACTGGCGATCGTTCAAACCGCTGGTCCGGAAGCGAAATCCGAATCGGCCCAGCCGCTGAAATTCCGCATGCCAAGCCGAGCCGCGGACGTTCCGGCAATGATCGTCGATTCGCCATCGACGCTGGACTTGCGTGGGACCAAAGTGTCCCCGTTGGAACAACCGTCGGCTCGCAAATCTCGAAGCGTTCTGTCGCTCGTACCGCAAAGCAGCAAGCCGGCGGGCGAATCCGACAGCGGGGTCTCTTTCAGTATTTCAGATGATTCGCTGACGATCCCGTCGCGGCCGCCGGAAGCAACGCCGGTCGATCTGGTTCGCCCCGGCGGAGCGAATGTCGTCGATGTTGTGGAGGCGCCAACCATGGTTCCCCTGCGGACGCAGAGCCTGGTGGAAGAGCCTCAGGGAATGATCGTCGACAGCAGCGATGCCCGACCTTCGGCGAAGGTCCCGGTTGCGAATCGTCCTATCTGGAAATTGCCCAACGTGCGACCGTTGGAAGACGGCAAGCATGCCGACAATACTGCGGGGCGTGATGCCGAGAATCTGCCCCGATCGCAACCGATTGTGCTCGGTAAGGTCGGGAACAAACAGCAGGCAAGCCAGAAGGCAGGGGCGAGCGTTCCGTTGCCGTCAGCAAAACAGGGTGGTCATGCTCCTGTTGATGGTCTCTTGGCCGGAGAGCCGAAGCGGAAGTCGGAATTGGCCGAGTCGCCGAAGGCTGTCTCGTTGAAGGCGACTCCACGTCCGGAGATCGTGAAAGAATCAAAGGTTGTCCGCGATGTGCCAAAACCAGCTGCAAGGCCCAAGCCGAACCAGGCGGCGGATCGAGCCGTCGTTGCGATCAAATCGACGATCGATCCCGCAGCCAGTTTAGTCACGCGGTCGCAGTTCACCGTAAGCGTTGCAGAGAGCCGAGTGTTGTTTGCTGGCAATCGGATCGTGCGAGTGTCCGTTGAACATCCTGATGTGTGCAATGCTGTGACCACCGGGAAAGAGTGCGTGATGGTGGTGGGCCGAAAATTGGGACGCACTCGCGTTGCAATTTGGACCGACAGTACAGCGAACTTGGAACCCGATTTGTATGTCGTCGAAGTGGATGGCGAGCAAGGGGAAACCGAAGATCAACAGCTAGCTGGCAAGATGACCGTGTCGGTGGCGTCGATGTTTTCTGGTGCCCAAGTGAAGGTCCATGCTGTCGAGGATGGGTTTGTGGTTTCTGGGGCAGCAGAAACGGAAACACAAGCAAGGAAGATCATGCAAGTCGTCCGTTCGGCGTGTTTGCGTCGAGTGCGAGATGAACTGGTTGTACGTTAG
- a CDS encoding DUF4339 domain-containing protein, protein MSQWFVQQDDESEIGPLRPSELLDLVRQGVVTPQTLCRKANSPWCHAQDVGGLFRAADSQVAGYRCPHCQKLVSQPPTYCRGCSKYIDEAIEVMRDANSSKPQGRTQASAPSKNRLTSWSHWVAKFKSQRSKGNSD, encoded by the coding sequence ATGAGCCAGTGGTTCGTTCAACAAGACGATGAATCGGAGATCGGTCCGTTGCGTCCCAGCGAATTGTTGGATCTGGTGCGCCAAGGCGTCGTCACCCCGCAAACCCTGTGTCGCAAAGCAAACTCCCCGTGGTGCCATGCCCAAGATGTGGGGGGCTTGTTTCGCGCCGCCGACAGCCAAGTCGCTGGCTATCGATGTCCCCATTGCCAAAAATTGGTCAGCCAACCGCCGACCTATTGCCGGGGCTGCAGCAAATATATCGACGAAGCGATCGAGGTGATGCGCGACGCCAACAGCAGCAAGCCTCAGGGGCGGACGCAGGCCTCCGCCCCCTCCAAGAATCGACTGACCTCGTGGTCTCATTGGGTCGCGAAATTTAAATCGCAGCGGAGCAAAGGCAACAGCGACTAA